The sequence TATCTTCTAGGAGAGCTAAGGAGTTGTGAAACCGTGAGTGGTTCTGGTGCAAAAATTTATCGTAGGTTGAAGCATAGAGAAGCTTGGACGCTGCATGATATACGTCGCACTTTTATTACTAGATTGAATGACCTAGGCGTTGCACCTTATATCGTTGAGCAACTTGTTGGACATGAACTTGCGGGCGTAATGAAAATTTATAACCGAAGTCAGTATATACCTGAAAAGAAAGTTGCTTTAGACATGTGGGTTGAACATTTAAAAATTCTGGCGGATAAGCCTGATAATGTGTCCATTTTGAAACGGACAGCATAAATATTAATCTGCCACGATCCAACTTTTTAGTGAGAGGTTTTATGTTTTTGTTAAAGAAATCCCGATACCGAATGTGGTGGTCATTCGAAGGAGTGACCACCCGAATAGTCAGTCCAGTTCGGGAGAGTAAAAGTGAAAATTTCGAAACGTGCAATTCGTCGCCATCATAATGTTCGTCTCAAAAAATATAGGGCTACTTATTGGGGAGGTAGGCCAAAACAATCAACCCAATTTCTTGGGATTTGTTTGGGGACTCCATGTATTTGCTCCTGCTATATGTGTGGTAATCAACGCTACTACTGGGGTGCTAGCTTTCAAGAGCAAAGGCAAAAGCTAAAGTATTCATAGCGCAAGTTTTTATATGCCAGCAGTAAGTTATCAATTTAAGAGGTGAACACATGATCATTGACGCGCTAGGTTTAACAGAGCACATCATTATAACTGTAGATACCGAAGAAGCATTTAAGATTGCGCCATATCGAGCGCAAGATCCTAAGATAGATGCTATGTTGAAGCGAGTTATGATTGGTGGCTGTGATGTTTACGGTATAAGCATGGCTGGCAACGGTAAAGCCTCACCATGGGCAATTATCAATCGATTACGTGAGCTTGGTTATGATGTTGAAGCTCAGGGATACGTAGAGCCCATAATAGATGAAGATGATGAGTTGCCTAAAGGAGTCGTGTTTTAGTTAAGATTGAATGAAGACCACTTTGCAGTGGTCTTTTTGAGTGGTACTGGTAGTGTTCATAATTCTGTGTCATTTCAGTAAAATATTCAAAAACAGGAATGACACATGACCCAACCTTTTAACTTCGAACAAGCCCTTAAAGATCTGCAATCAGGTAAAAGCCTCACAGGTAAAGACAGCATTCTTGGCCCACTGATCAAGCAACTCACTGAAGCGGCTCTCCAGGCTGAGCTTGAGCAGCATTTAGCGCATGATCCTCAGCCTAATCGTAAAAATGGCAAAACCCCTAAGACCATTAAGCATCCGTCCGGTAACTTTGAGTTAGACGCGCCTAGAGACCGCAATGGCACCTTTGAGCCTCAGTTGATTAAGAAAAATCAAACTACGCTAACCGATGAAATCGAACGTAAAGTGTTATCGATGTTCAGTATAGGTATGAGCTATCGCGATATTAATCAACATGTTGAAGATATGTATGGACTCAATGTGTCTAACGCAACAGTCAGTGCTATCACTGACAAACTCATCCCCGAACTTAAAGCGTGGCAACAGCGCCCATTAGATAGCCATTATCCTATCGTGTGGCTTGATGCGATACATTATAAAGTCAAAGAGGATGGGCGTTACGTCAGTAAAGCCGTTTACACATTGTTAGCGCTTAATATGAAAGGAAAAAAGGAAATTTTAGGGCTTCACTTATCCGAAAATGAAGGCGCTAATTACTGGCTATCCGTACTGACCGATCTTAATAATCGTGGTGTAAAAGATATTCTTATCGCCTGTGTTGACGGCTTGACCGGTTTCCCTGAGGCCATAGCCAGTATCTTCCCTCATACGGAAACACAGCTATGCGTTATCCACCAGATCCGCAACTCAATGAAGTATGTCGCCTCAAAAAATCAGAAAGCGTTTATGGCTGATTTAAAGCCTGTGTATCGAGCCGTGAGTAAAGAAGCCGCAGAGATGGCATTGGACGAACTGGAGGCCAAATGGGGTGATGCTTATCCGCTGGTAATCAACTCTTGGCGTCGCAAATGGCATAATTTGTCCCATTATTTTAAGTACCCAGAACATATCAGGAAAGTGATTTACACGACCAATGCAGTTGAGGCTGTGCATCGCCAATTTAGAAAGCTCACCAAAACCAAAGGTGCATTTCCTAATGAAAATAGCTTGTTGAAGCTACTTTACGCAGGCATATTAAACGCCTCAGATAAATGGACCATGCCAATCCACAATTGGAGCCTTTGTTTATCACAGTTAGCGATTTATTTTGAAGGGCGTTTAGATAGCGTGCTAGAAATTTAAAAATTAGCCTGACACAGAATTTTGAACGCCCTCGTGGTACTAGAATGTTAGTTTTGGGGCGTTATTCTTGAGCCATTCTTTACATTCCGCGTAATCAGGCATTACTCGTTCAACCTCCTTCCAAAAGAGTGGGGAGTGATCGAGTTGCTTTAAATGGCACAATTCATGGACAACCACGTAGTCGACAATGCGGTTAGGAGCCATAACAATAATCCAGTTAAAATCTAAATCACCTTTAGGATTGCAGCTACCCCAACGGCTTTTGAAGGTTTTGATATTGACGGATTTAGGGGTAACTCCAATCACCTTTGCATAACGTCGAACCTTTTCCCTGAGTTTGAGTAATGCACTGCGTTTATACCAGCCTATAAGTGCTTCCCTGACTAAGTTTGAACGGACTGAACCTTCGGGGACAATAACGACTAATCGTCCTTGCACCAGCTTTACTGGCTCAAAACTGCCTGCATGTACCTTTAAGCGATAATTGCGGCCAAGGTATGGCATAGCCTCACCAGAGACAAACTGCTTTTCTGATGAGGTAATTAGCCCCTTGTGCAGGGCTATCTTATCGATAATCCATTGGTGTTTTTCTTGTAATATTCGCTCAATTCGTTCTATGGGTAATGCCTTGGGTACGACTACACTAACCATGCCTTCTTCAACTTTTATGGAGGCTGTTTTGGCTCTCGCGGTTCGGGTAACGCGTGCTTGATAACCTTTAGCTTGAATGAATTCAGCTTGTTTCATACTCATGGTCACTGCTTATTAAACTTGTGTTTTGCCAATTCCATAAATCTATCTTGCAGGTTAGATATCAACTCTACGTTACTAAATGATGCATCAATAACGGCGCGTTTTATCTCTTTTTTCAACCGCTTTATCTCATCCCCCTTGTTAAAAAA comes from Shewanella oneidensis MR-1 and encodes:
- a CDS encoding glutamine amidotransferase, with the protein product MIIDALGLTEHIIITVDTEEAFKIAPYRAQDPKIDAMLKRVMIGGCDVYGISMAGNGKASPWAIINRLRELGYDVEAQGYVEPIIDEDDELPKGVVF
- a CDS encoding IS256-like element ISSod4 family transposase, with the protein product MTQPFNFEQALKDLQSGKSLTGKDSILGPLIKQLTEAALQAELEQHLAHDPQPNRKNGKTPKTIKHPSGNFELDAPRDRNGTFEPQLIKKNQTTLTDEIERKVLSMFSIGMSYRDINQHVEDMYGLNVSNATVSAITDKLIPELKAWQQRPLDSHYPIVWLDAIHYKVKEDGRYVSKAVYTLLALNMKGKKEILGLHLSENEGANYWLSVLTDLNNRGVKDILIACVDGLTGFPEAIASIFPHTETQLCVIHQIRNSMKYVASKNQKAFMADLKPVYRAVSKEAAEMALDELEAKWGDAYPLVINSWRRKWHNLSHYFKYPEHIRKVIYTTNAVEAVHRQFRKLTKTKGAFPNENSLLKLLYAGILNASDKWTMPIHNWSLCLSQLAIYFEGRLDSVLEI
- a CDS encoding M48 family metallopeptidase; its protein translation is MSMKQAEFIQAKGYQARVTRTARAKTASIKVEEGMVSVVVPKALPIERIERILQEKHQWIIDKIALHKGLITSSEKQFVSGEAMPYLGRNYRLKVHAGSFEPVKLVQGRLVVIVPEGSVRSNLVREALIGWYKRSALLKLREKVRRYAKVIGVTPKSVNIKTFKSRWGSCNPKGDLDFNWIIVMAPNRIVDYVVVHELCHLKQLDHSPLFWKEVERVMPDYAECKEWLKNNAPKLTF